A region from the Candidatus Eremiobacteraceae bacterium genome encodes:
- a CDS encoding UPF0158 family protein: MNEATTNHTNVTAEWIRRPLPDLGGLSPSDAVADADGRRKLDDLLVELAGHYVRLNNLGLPSVDPAEIRKALGLEPATAAPGAHHHHRPRHGTGRTVKPGPVKRNALLDELGTALTGGDVDGVSYFNTATGAVEHFMHNLGDQENVRIAEADANPEFVKIVPVTTDVRYGIMSDFIGSVEDINIAGRLRTAISGKGAFKRFRETVDEDDALRRRWMAYRTKRHYHLALDWLSGLKVDLARFSLAGSDYDWQPAKAEADQEVATQGGAASQGGAAMEAVDQADETHAADAAVAPAAHVAESPSAPAPDGKAEQEPAAASSAASDGESQPAASS, encoded by the coding sequence ATGAACGAGGCGACGACGAATCACACCAACGTGACGGCGGAATGGATCCGCCGACCACTTCCGGATCTCGGCGGTCTTTCGCCAAGCGATGCGGTCGCAGACGCCGACGGGCGCCGCAAGCTCGACGATCTGCTCGTCGAATTGGCGGGCCACTATGTCCGCCTGAACAATCTCGGCCTGCCGTCGGTGGATCCGGCGGAGATCCGCAAAGCGCTTGGCCTCGAGCCCGCCACGGCGGCGCCCGGCGCGCACCACCATCATCGGCCGCGGCACGGCACTGGGCGAACGGTCAAGCCCGGACCGGTCAAACGCAATGCCTTGCTCGACGAGCTCGGCACCGCACTGACGGGCGGTGACGTCGACGGCGTTTCGTATTTCAACACCGCCACCGGCGCCGTTGAGCACTTCATGCACAACCTGGGAGACCAGGAGAACGTGCGCATCGCAGAAGCCGACGCGAATCCAGAGTTCGTGAAGATCGTTCCGGTCACGACAGACGTCCGCTATGGGATAATGTCCGACTTCATCGGCTCGGTCGAAGACATCAACATCGCCGGGAGACTTCGCACCGCCATCTCGGGCAAGGGAGCGTTCAAACGCTTTCGCGAGACCGTCGATGAGGATGATGCGCTGCGCCGGCGCTGGATGGCGTACCGGACAAAACGCCACTACCACTTGGCGTTGGATTGGCTCTCAGGTCTGAAAGTCGATCTCGCGCGATTCTCGCTCGCCGGCTCCGACTACGATTGGCAACCGGCGAAAGCCGAAGCCGATCAGGAAGTTGCGACGCAAGGCGGCGCCGCCTCGCAAGGGGGTGCCGCGATGGAAGCGGTCGACCAGGCGGATGAAACCCATGCGGCTGACGCGGCCGTTGCGCCGGCCGCACATGTCGCGGAGTCGCCTTCCGCGCCGGCGCCAGACGGCAAAGCCGAACAAGAGCCGGCAGCTGCGTCGTCGGCCGCATCCGACGGCGAGTCGCAGCCGGCAGCATCTTCGTAG